Genomic segment of Panicum virgatum strain AP13 chromosome 2K, P.virgatum_v5, whole genome shotgun sequence:
CGCCGCcacctgccggctgccgcccaCCCGCACCCCCATGGCCAcaagccgccggccgccggccgcggagaTGGAGCCGCCGGGTTCCAGTTCTAAAAGGAGGAGGTCAGATTCGGTGGAGCTAGAGGCCGGCGAGCCCCCGCAGGTGGAGGCCGAAGCCACGGAGGTGCCGAATCCCCAGCCCGCTACGCCgccatctccctcctctccaCCAAGCGAtgaaggcggaggcggcggcggcggcggcgtcgattaCATCAGCAACCTCCCCGACGCCATCCTCGGCGAAATAGTCGCCCTCCTCTCAACCAGGGACGCCGCCCGCGTCCAGACCCTCGCCTCCCGGTGGCGCCACATCTGGCGCGACAACCCTCTCAACCTCGACTGCGGCGAGCTCCCCCACTCCGGCGACGAGGCCCGCGCCCAGACCGTCTCCCGCATCCTCGCCGACCACCCCGGCCCCGGCCTCCGCTTCTGCATCCCGTCGCACCTCCTCCACGACCGCCCGGCCACTGTGGACGCCTGGCTGCGCTCCCCGGCGCTCGACGGCCTCCAGGAGCTTGACATCCGTTTGAGCCGGATTTACTGGCCGCGCCGAGAGCCGCCGGCGCCTACCTTTCGATTCGCGGCCACCCTCCGTGTGGCTACCTTGAGCAAGCTCGACCTCCTGGGTGGCATGGTTGAGGCGCTTCACTTCCCTCGGCTCACGCACCTCGCACTTGAAGATGTCTGCATGTCCGAGGGCTCCCTGCACACCATGATTTCCAGTTCCACCTGCCCTGTCATGGAATGCTTGCTGCTCGAAGACTGCTATGGGTGCCGCCGGCTGCGGATAAGCTCAGATAGCCTCAGAAGCATGGCTGTCGGTGTTGATAGCGATACTGAAAACCATACTGGCAAGCCCCGGTTAGAGGAAGTCATCCTTGTCAACGCCTCTTGCCTTGAAAGGTTCCTCCATATTAACACAGACGAGGCAGTCAATGTGTCTGTAATTGTGGCGCCGAAACTGGAGACCTTAGGCTGTCTTACTGATGAGCCCGGTTCCTCCAGATTCGTGTTTGGCACCACGGTTCTTCAGGTAGCCACTGGATTCTAGTTTCTTCGCAACTAAAGGCTGGTATGTATTGTTTTGGTTACTTAATATAATCTGCATATGGCCTGATGGTATGTTCTTTTTATGCTTGATTTAGGGATTCCTTGTTGTGAGTTTGACTACGGTCGTGCACAGTGTCAAGATTCTGGCTCTCAAATCATATGAAATTAAACTTGATAAGGTTATTGACTTGATGAAATGCTTTCCATGTTTAGAGAAGTTGTACATAAAGGTTAGGTTCTCTTCTTTGACAGTTCTCGAGTTGTTCATAATTGTTCTTTTCATTGGCTTGTTGCTATATATGCCAATCCTTGTACCAATCTGGTTTGAGTTTCCCCATTTTAATCTGTTTGCTCTGTAGTCTTGTATTTCAGGCCGAGCAACGAATCTGTGGCGTCGCAGACATAGGGATTTCATTAGATGCTCTGATATCCGTCTTAAGACAATAGTGTTGGAGCAGTATCGAGGCATCAGATCACAAGTCAACTTTGCCTCATTCTTTCTACTGAATGCGAGAGAGTTAGAGTTACTGACACTTGAGATTCAAAGCAAAGATTACAATGAAGAGTTTGTTGCAGAACAACATGGGATGCTTCAGATGGAGAGAAGGGCTTCAAGAGGTGCTCGGTTACATTTTATTACAACAAACAGATGTCAGCATTTTCTTATGCACGTTAACCATGTCCGTGATTTGTCTATAACCGATCCCTTTGAATGTAGATGTTAAAATTAGCCTTGGTCGTGACGCTTTTATCATTTTTCCTTTTCACTCTCATTTGGTACTTTGTCTAAACAATTGTCTCATGACTGTAGTGTTTTAAATATTCCTTCACTCTGAAAACTTGGGATATCAAAATATATCCATTGTTAGTTGGTGGTCTATGCAGTAAACAGATTTTAATAGAAATGGTGTTTATTTGGAACTTCAAAGACCAGCTACCTCCTCAGTAGACTATAAAATCTTCATTTTGTAGTACATGTTGCCTTGTACTCCGTAACTTGCTTGCCATGTACTGTAATGTAGTGTTTAGTTAGTTGACTCATGTGTCTGGGTTATGAAATCTGCATACTTAGCAGCCAACCATTTTGCTTAACAATCTCGTTAATTTCCTTAGCCTACCATGTCTTCTAGTAGATCTGAGCCAGCTCGTGTTACCTAGATTTTTAAGCATGCCAGGATCAATTTGTTACTGTTTCGGTGTTTCCTGACCCTTGGATGCCTTGCGTAGTATGATACTTTTCAGAAGCTGCAGTATGATACCTTTTGGAGTTGCTATTCCAATTCCGTGCGTGAAATAGAATTTTTTATGCTGTATTTGTATCTTTATGTTCTTTATATATATGCTGACCCTATTGGACAGTGGGGATGGGTGGGTGGGGAGTTTCAGTCTTTCAAATTGACTTTCCCTTTAAAATATGTTTTCTCACGAATCTTTGATCCATTTGTGAAACCGATTGCTCCATATTTGTGAGTTCCATTTATAAAATTCAATAGTTAAGGTGATGCAATCAAATGAGATCCAATatgaatatttttatttaacttTTAAAATTAATAATAATTCAAATATTCCATTAGGAGATTCTTAATGATCCATTTCAACACTTTTAAGTAAAATGTTGATTTATAAATTTCTGTAGTAGGTTTCAAAAATTGATTAATGCAGCATTTTAAAATTCTGAGTGCAAAATAAAGCTAATAAATTAACCTAATAGTTAAGGGGGAAAGGGGAAAAATAAATTGAAAAGGAAACTACTGTAGATGCTCCGTGCGCGCACAGGTGTCCTCCGGTCTGATGGGCAACCGtgactaggggtggtaatgggccatggccctagtgggctcttcacagcccaataaggctcttaaaatttttagttcaaaattacaTAAGATTAAAGCACGgctcttagattttctagtttaaAATGTTGggtcctttaccacccctagccgTGACTGGCTTTCTGGGTTGTGCGATATTGAGTTTTTATCTTCAGATAAATAGGAGCTCCCGTCGTCTCATTTGGTTCCTCCCACGGCGAAAGAGAGGTAGAGTCGCAGAGACGTCTCGGGGTGGCATTCGGTctgaaccgaaccgatcggttccttAAATTTTGGTTCCTTAAAAACAGGTACTAATCGGTTCCTTAAATTTCGGTTCTCTATAAAcaggaaccgatcggttccttAACTTTCCAAGAACTAATGAATTTCGATCTCGGTTAGTTTGGTTCGGTTTCGGTTATACCCGAACTACCAAGAAAGAGTAGAAATCGGCGACGCTCACACTCGTCGGTGTCTTGGGCCAATGCCGCTCTCGCTTGCGGCAGCCACCAAGCAGCGCACGCGCTGTTGTCGCATCATGCACGCGGTCGCCGCCGATCGCTCGCCGCATAAGCTGGTAGTCGGAGTCACTGTTGCGCAAGCTGGGGACGCCGTCCCGTTGCCGCTGCATCGTGTCGCGGCACTCGCTCGCCTATCCCCCGCTCGACTCAACGGCCGCGCTACGGCACCCGCATCACCTtcgacagcggcggcgcgccagGGAGGGGAGAAGGGCGCTGCTGCCGTGGATGGACAGGGAGGGCGccgggcatggcggcggcgtgggcggggaCAGGGGTCCGGTTGTCTGGGGGCGCAGCCTCGGATGGCTCCGACGGGCGCCGATAGcggtggtggcagcggcgggcTCCGGCGGACGCCGGCGGTTGGGGAGGCTAGCGGCGGGTAGGGCAAGCTATGGGACTAAGGTAGGGATCTGGGGTCAGGGGCAGCTGGGGCTGGGAAGGAGGCTGGGTGGGGAGGTTGGCTGGCGTGTGAGTTAATGGGCTGCGTAAGTTGGGTTGAATATTAATTAGCTCGGTTCTCTTGATTAAACTGAAAATCGAACAAAATTAAACGAGTAATTTCGGTTCCTGAGAAATAAGAACCAAACTTAGAATTGAAATTCCCGGTTCCAGTTCTTTCGTTTCAGTTCTCGATTATTTCGGTTCGATTCTCAGTTCTCGGGGAAATTTGCCCATCCCGAGAGACGTCCAGCTGACCTCCACTGGGGGCGGCTCTCCTGCTAAGAGAAAGCAAAAGCATACTCACACTGATCACGGCAAAAGTTATTTAGATGGAGAAAACGTAGCCAAGAAACTACTTCGATTACAAATTACGGCTATAAAATGCTTGCAAAATTGTATTAAAAAGATCAAAATACTATCAAACCACTTTTGAAGACAAATCTGGCTACCACTTTCAAAATTTGAATCGAATATTCAAAAAAGTGGATGAGAGTTATTTTTACAGGCAACTCAAACCTacgcttgttttcttttttcttatcAGAAACCTACGCTTTACTGTTATCTAGCGATGATATTGCTCATTCCTTTAGTTAGAGCATATCAAAAAGTCCAGTCAAATCTCACTCTCTATTTTCCCATTAGATATCCATTTAGCTAGAATTTTCTTTTTGTATTTAGCTACATTGAGTAGTAAAATctcactctcctctctctccatccTAAAAAAAACTCTCCTCTCTCCAACTCACTGACGTAGATCCCATAACGTCATccactctcctcctcctcgtacTCCCCATCCATGGCTGCATGCAGCATCACCCAGCCCAGACCTtccaccgctgccgccgcggccgatCCGGTCCGACTGCGGGCTCATATCGTCCCTAAGCTCGCGGTCACGGGCCACGCGGGCCACAACCTCACCTCGCCACCCGTACCCTCGTGATTGCACCTGCAGCGCATGCGCAACCACCGGCCAATCTCCCCGAAGGAAGGCTGGTCCGAGCCCAGGAATTGGTGCCCGCACGGGGGGCACCTCCGCCTCCCATCCTCTGCTCccagcggcggcgtggcgtggccggTGTGTCGCGCGGCCAGAGCGGAACGCCGCTGGGCACCAAGAACGAGGGTGAAAAGGGCAAGGTAGCAGCATGTAcgtgcacacggcaaaaaagtGTGCTCGAGCTAAAGGGGGAGGCTTGCATGGTGCCGTAGCACTTTAGAAGGCAAACACGCAATGTTTGCCTAGCATCTGCTCA
This window contains:
- the LOC120668465 gene encoding putative F-box/LRR-repeat protein At3g18150, yielding MATSRRPPAAEMEPPGSSSKRRRSDSVELEAGEPPQVEAEATEVPNPQPATPPSPSSPPSDEGGGGGGGGVDYISNLPDAILGEIVALLSTRDAARVQTLASRWRHIWRDNPLNLDCGELPHSGDEARAQTVSRILADHPGPGLRFCIPSHLLHDRPATVDAWLRSPALDGLQELDIRLSRIYWPRREPPAPTFRFAATLRVATLSKLDLLGGMVEALHFPRLTHLALEDVCMSEGSLHTMISSSTCPVMECLLLEDCYGCRRLRISSDSLRSMAVGVDSDTENHTGKPRLEEVILVNASCLERFLHINTDEAVNVSVIVAPKLETLGCLTDEPGSSRFVFGTTVLQGFLVVSLTTVVHSVKILALKSYEIKLDKVIDLMKCFPCLEKLYIKSCISGRATNLWRRRHRDFIRCSDIRLKTIVLEQYRGIRSQVNFASFFLLNARELELLTLEIQSKDYNEEFVAEQHGMLQMERRASRGARLHFITTNRCQHFLMHVNHVRDLSITDPFECRC